The following proteins come from a genomic window of Chrysiogenia bacterium:
- a CDS encoding DUF427 domain-containing protein, producing the protein MSVPEPGADARWYYADGHWVALEPSPKQVRVVFAGVTIADSRRALLLRERGCTPRYYFPRADVRTEYLKHSATSEGNAHLGPTRTWDVVVGDSKESRTATHAAIAHPAPAPQVKALAEHISFDWDAMDAWFEEDEQVFVHPRDPYVRIDCLKSSRHVEVFLAGERVAECHRPVVLFETGLPPRYYLPLDDVRMELLRPSSTETVCPYKGSASYYSVKIGERDYPDIVWTYLAPFDEVRKIQELVCFYQERVDQFVVDGQRVR; encoded by the coding sequence ATGAGCGTCCCCGAGCCCGGCGCCGACGCGCGCTGGTACTATGCCGACGGCCACTGGGTCGCGCTGGAGCCCTCGCCCAAGCAGGTGCGCGTCGTATTTGCCGGTGTCACCATCGCTGACAGCCGGCGGGCGCTGCTGCTGCGTGAGCGAGGGTGCACGCCGCGCTACTATTTCCCGCGTGCCGATGTGCGCACCGAGTATTTGAAGCATTCCGCCACTTCCGAGGGCAATGCCCACCTTGGCCCCACCCGCACCTGGGACGTGGTCGTCGGGGACTCCAAGGAGAGCCGCACTGCCACCCACGCCGCCATCGCGCACCCGGCGCCCGCGCCGCAGGTCAAGGCGCTGGCAGAGCACATTTCCTTCGACTGGGATGCCATGGACGCCTGGTTCGAGGAAGACGAGCAGGTCTTCGTCCACCCGCGCGATCCCTACGTGCGCATCGATTGCCTGAAGAGCTCGCGCCACGTGGAAGTATTCCTTGCCGGTGAGCGCGTGGCCGAGTGCCACCGCCCCGTCGTGCTCTTCGAGACCGGCCTGCCTCCGCGCTACTACCTTCCGCTCGACGATGTGCGCATGGAGCTGCTCAGGCCCTCCTCAACCGAGACGGTGTGCCCCTATAAGGGAAGCGCCTCCTACTACAGCGTGAAGATCGGCGAGCGCGACTACCCTGACATCGTCTGGACCTACCTCGCCCCCTTCGATGAAGTGCGCAAGATCCAGGAGCTGGTCTGTTTCTATCAGGAACGCGTCGACCAGTTCGTGGTCGACGGCCAGCGGGTGCGCTGA